Genomic segment of Veillonella parvula DSM 2008:
CTACAAGCTAATCCACGTATTTTAGGATTAGGTGAAGTCATGGACTGTTATAGTGTTATCAATAGTGATCCTTACATGATGAAAAAGTTAGATTACTTTAAAGATACAATTATGGATGGACATATTATTGGACTTTCACCAGAGCAAGTAGTAAGTTATCGTTTGGCAGGCATTACTACAAATCATGAATGTATTTCCTACAAAGAAGCAAAAGAGCAAGTTAAAAATGGTATCTATGTATGGATTCGTGAGGGCAGTGCGGCTCATAATCTAGACTCCATTGTGAAAGGGCTCGTAGAAGAGCAAGGGAATACGGAACGTTATGGTTTCTGTACAGATGATAAACATATTGAGGATATTCGTTCAGAAGGCCATATCAGCTATAATATTCGTCGTTCTATTGAACTGGGACTGACACCAATCCAAGCTTATAAAATGGCCTCCACTCATCCGGCATCATGCTACGGTTTGAAACATTTAGGCGCTATTGCACCCGGCTATAGTGCTAATCTTGTAATTCTTAATGATGAACAACGCGTAGATATTCACGAGGTGTTTTATAAAGGAAAAACGATTGAACGTGTTCTCGTAAGAGAAGAGAAGGTTGTACCAGCTGAATTACTGCATACGATTAATATAGGTACTTTCACAAAGAATAAATTAGATGTTTTTGTTGAAGGTCCGCAAGCGATTATTAATATCGTACCTGGGCAAATAGTTACACAAAAAACTGTTGAAGAGGTTCCTGTTGAAAATGGACTGTTCAAGCCTAATGCTGAGTACAATAAAATTACTTGTATCGAGCGGTATAAAGCATCTGGTAGAAATGGTATTGGTATTTTGAAAGGCTTCAATTTAAAAAATGGTGCTATTGCGTCATCCTTTGCACATGATTCACATAATCTGATTGTTGTTGGCGACAACGATGCAGATATGATGGTTGCTATTGAGCGTATTCGCGAAATTGGCGGCGGATATGTCATTGCTAGTAAAGGCAAAGTAGTAGAGGAACTAGCTCTTGAAGTAATGGGCTTAATCACAAATCGACCTCACGA
This window contains:
- the ade gene encoding adenine deaminase; translated protein: MIQFNEKISRQAQGLDKATVVLKGASVLNVFTDEWVKADVAIHDDTIIGVGTYSGETEYDYSGKYIVPGFIDSHLHLESTLVNPKELVFEASQVGTLGFIVDPHEAGNVAGIAGVEYMINETASAQGDVYVMAPSCVPAVPGEDNGAILDGDMLHKLQANPRILGLGEVMDCYSVINSDPYMMKKLDYFKDTIMDGHIIGLSPEQVVSYRLAGITTNHECISYKEAKEQVKNGIYVWIREGSAAHNLDSIVKGLVEEQGNTERYGFCTDDKHIEDIRSEGHISYNIRRSIELGLTPIQAYKMASTHPASCYGLKHLGAIAPGYSANLVILNDEQRVDIHEVFYKGKTIERVLVREEKVVPAELLHTINIGTFTKNKLDVFVEGPQAIINIVPGQIVTQKTVEEVPVENGLFKPNAEYNKITCIERYKASGRNGIGILKGFNLKNGAIASSFAHDSHNLIVVGDNDADMMVAIERIREIGGGYVIASKGKVVEELALEVMGLITNRPHEEVDAKVAKMKDIAYGMGVPKGLDPFINLSFLALTVIPEIRITTTGVMEF